One Arthrobacter sp. StoSoilB20 DNA segment encodes these proteins:
- a CDS encoding acyltransferase, protein MNPEHHLNYDYSPWTFWTSASQSEREAQHAYHRDFIQRTGATIGEGAFLSPRASIAPDSLCIGARSFIAAHAYVTGSITMGTDCTVNAFTVVRGDITMGDGVRIGAHTSILGFNHSMDPAEPVFRQPLTSKGIRIGDDVWMGSNVVVLDGVRVGSHAVLAAGAVVTKDVPDWSIVGGNPARRIRDRRDPVAAPTADLPETDADAGNGLSAALASFADAARTDAPLILSRNWTDSGGGRYVDGPQKAPTVRAHCDAIEIADLLLGTVPAQLSREEHIERLQSLQDPGTGLLPELGSNHFSSDAPLVFGEGPATYHVLSAGYALNLLGSRFRHPVHSVATMDPATLLSSLDALPWHEETWGSGAWVDAWGTAAYWNLEQEHPNSAGSLEALFGWLLTRVNPVAGTWGTPNASTRLKVVNGYYRLTRGTFAQYGVSVPHVERLVDTVLAHSGDERYFAPGKQNACNVLDVVHPLWLASKQTSHRRAEMNSWAHVQLEEALGWWHPGQGLAFSADPSSGPGHLPTLQGTEMWLSIIWYLADLLGHAEALGYRPRGVHRPEPAWKLPGVSPSN, encoded by the coding sequence GTGAATCCCGAGCATCACCTCAACTACGACTACTCCCCCTGGACTTTCTGGACTTCCGCCTCGCAGTCCGAACGGGAGGCGCAGCACGCCTACCACAGGGATTTCATCCAACGGACTGGAGCCACTATCGGTGAGGGAGCGTTCCTCTCGCCCAGGGCAAGCATCGCCCCTGATTCCCTCTGCATCGGCGCGCGATCCTTCATTGCCGCCCACGCGTACGTCACAGGCTCCATCACCATGGGCACCGACTGCACCGTCAACGCCTTCACCGTAGTGCGGGGAGATATCACCATGGGCGACGGAGTCAGAATCGGTGCACACACGTCCATTCTCGGCTTCAACCACTCCATGGATCCGGCCGAACCTGTCTTCAGGCAGCCCTTGACCAGCAAAGGAATCCGGATCGGAGACGACGTCTGGATGGGCTCCAACGTGGTGGTCCTTGATGGAGTCCGCGTGGGCTCCCATGCCGTCTTGGCTGCGGGAGCGGTGGTCACCAAGGACGTACCTGATTGGTCCATTGTGGGCGGCAATCCGGCACGTCGGATCCGTGACCGGCGGGATCCCGTTGCCGCCCCGACTGCCGATCTCCCCGAGACGGACGCGGATGCCGGCAACGGGCTGTCAGCAGCCCTGGCCTCGTTCGCCGATGCGGCCCGCACCGATGCTCCGCTGATTCTTTCCCGGAACTGGACCGACTCTGGCGGCGGCCGCTACGTGGACGGTCCGCAAAAGGCGCCCACGGTCAGGGCGCACTGTGATGCCATCGAGATCGCGGACCTCCTGCTGGGTACCGTCCCTGCGCAGCTCTCTCGGGAGGAACACATCGAACGACTGCAGTCCCTCCAGGATCCAGGCACAGGGTTGCTGCCGGAGCTTGGGTCCAACCATTTCAGCTCCGATGCTCCGCTGGTCTTCGGAGAGGGGCCGGCAACCTATCACGTCCTCTCAGCCGGTTATGCGCTGAATCTCCTGGGCAGCCGGTTCCGGCATCCAGTGCACTCGGTGGCCACCATGGATCCAGCAACATTGCTCTCTTCCTTGGATGCGCTGCCCTGGCATGAGGAAACGTGGGGATCAGGGGCGTGGGTAGATGCATGGGGCACTGCAGCCTACTGGAACCTTGAACAGGAACATCCGAACTCGGCTGGTTCGTTGGAGGCGCTGTTCGGTTGGTTGTTGACGCGCGTCAACCCTGTGGCAGGAACGTGGGGTACACCCAATGCCAGCACGCGGCTCAAGGTAGTGAATGGGTACTACCGCCTCACCCGCGGCACTTTTGCCCAGTATGGCGTCTCTGTGCCCCATGTTGAGCGCTTGGTGGACACTGTGCTCGCACACTCCGGAGACGAACGGTATTTCGCTCCCGGAAAGCAGAATGCCTGCAACGTCCTGGACGTCGTCCACCCCCTCTGGCTTGCGTCCAAGCAGACTTCCCATCGTCGGGCCGAGATGAACAGTTGGGCCCACGTTCAGCTGGAGGAAGCGCTCGGCTGGTGGCATCCGGGCCAAGGATTGGCCTTCAGCGCCGACCCTTCGAGTGGACCGGGCCATCTGCCGACTCTTCAGGGAACTGAGATGTGGCTGTCCATTATCTGGTACCTCGCTGACCTCCTGGGCCACGCCGAGGCATTGGGATACCGTCCACGTGGCGTACATCGTCCCGAACCTGCGTGGAAGCTGCCGGGCGTCTCTCCCAGTAACTAG
- a CDS encoding helix-turn-helix transcriptional regulator — protein sequence MDNRTETRDFLSTRRAKLTPEQAGLAVYGGNRRVPGLRRGEVAMLAGVSVEYYTRLERGNLAGASESVLESLAGALQLDDAERAHLFDLARAASDGGKSRRRPVRKQSIRQGVQLTLDAITGAPAFVHNGRLDILAANAMGRALYSDIFDSPAGPPNLARFLFLDPRSHDFYADWERAANDTVAMLRTEAGRDPYDRGLSDLVGELSTRNEAFRVRWASHNVRLHFSGKKQFRHRLVGDLHVVYEALGLSADSGLTLTVYNAEPGTGTADAFQLLASWAATTPAQSGDFEPLSHYQ from the coding sequence ATGGACAACCGGACCGAGACCCGCGACTTCCTTTCCACCAGGAGGGCGAAGCTGACTCCGGAGCAGGCTGGACTTGCCGTCTATGGCGGCAACCGCCGCGTTCCGGGACTTCGCCGGGGCGAAGTGGCCATGCTGGCTGGTGTGAGCGTGGAGTATTACACCCGCCTTGAACGCGGAAACCTGGCCGGGGCCTCGGAGAGCGTCCTGGAATCGCTCGCCGGCGCCCTGCAGCTCGACGACGCCGAGCGCGCCCATCTCTTCGACCTCGCCCGTGCAGCCAGCGACGGCGGCAAATCCCGGCGTCGTCCGGTCCGGAAGCAATCGATCAGGCAGGGCGTACAACTAACCTTGGATGCGATTACCGGTGCCCCTGCCTTTGTGCACAACGGCCGCTTGGACATCCTCGCGGCCAACGCAATGGGCCGGGCGTTGTACTCCGATATCTTCGACAGTCCGGCCGGTCCCCCAAACCTTGCCCGCTTCCTGTTCCTGGACCCCCGCAGCCACGATTTCTATGCGGACTGGGAACGCGCCGCCAACGACACCGTGGCCATGCTGAGGACCGAAGCCGGCCGCGATCCCTATGACCGGGGATTGAGTGACCTGGTTGGTGAGCTGTCCACGCGCAACGAGGCTTTTCGAGTCCGGTGGGCATCCCACAACGTCCGGCTCCACTTCAGCGGCAAGAAGCAGTTCCGGCACCGGCTGGTAGGCGACCTTCACGTGGTGTACGAAGCACTGGGGCTGTCCGCGGACTCTGGCCTGACATTGACCGTATACAACGCCGAGCCCGGTACAGGCACCGCGGACGCCTTTCAGCTGCTGGCAAGCTGGGCAGCGACGACCCCGGCACAATCAGGGGACTTCGAGCCACTCAGTCACTACCAGTAG
- the hrpB gene encoding ATP-dependent helicase HrpB — protein MRRTNAYWPLTSATALSSTLPPSARKRPQNPAEPCNPQEWPRQVHPGVAFPVPGNRDNGVVTFRLDTIGKGLVFAGSLAKLTAALERQGQGGATVVQAPPGTGKTTLVPPLVANLLSQWASRAEPRLSGQQHSAHPRVVVTQPRRVAARSAARRLAALDGSRVGGRVGYTVRGESKTTQETVVEFVTPGILLRRLLNDPGLEDVHAVVLDEVHERGLDTDLLVGMLAEVRELRDDLMVIAMSATLDTERFAALLVQGSAGHDDGGPAPVIDSPSALFPLEVRWAPAREHRLNDRGVARTFLDHVARTAATAHTEAMAANPGVDALVFLPGAREVSDVAGRLRAQVAPGVEVLELHGQIGPDAQDRAVSGREPGGPPRIIVSTSLAESSLTVPGVRLVIDSGLSREPRRDAGRGMSGLVTVSCSRASADQRAGRAARQGPGTVVRCYDQQAFAAAPAHQTPGISVADLTSAALVLACWGAPGGQGLRLPDPPPPGAMSEAVEVLRGLGAVANDGTATAIGKTLARVPADPRLARALLDGSPVVGMRPAAETVALVAGDQRPPGADLTALLRSLKSGSDPASRRFAQEAGRMESIARKEGAVVVPSRPGTEVTAREAAGFVVALAFPDRVARRVPGDGSTTYLLASGTRAGLPAGSPLTGHEWLAVAEVSRAQGRDAAGTGAVIRSAAPLSEDLAEAAAPNSRVDEVRAKFDQGKVTARLERRLGAIVLSSTPVRPSAETGRKAVGQALAQTGLAMIGWSTGADALRRRLALLHRELGAPWPDVSETGLLARLDDWLAPELEKIATGSPVKSINLAEPLRRLLPWPEAARLDTLAPERLEVPSGSHIRIEYPEVPDAGRYEHDAGRPVVAVKLQECFGWDRTPRLVDGRVPVLFHLLSPAGRPLAVTDDLASFWSGPYSQVRAEMRGRYPKHPWPEDPWTATATARTKNRMQPGPSR, from the coding sequence ATGAGGCGTACGAACGCGTACTGGCCTCTGACGTCCGCTACCGCTTTGTCATCGACGCTTCCACCATCGGCTAGGAAACGCCCGCAGAACCCTGCAGAACCCTGCAACCCGCAGGAATGGCCGCGCCAGGTCCACCCCGGCGTGGCCTTTCCTGTGCCGGGCAACAGGGACAATGGTGTGGTGACTTTCAGACTGGACACCATCGGCAAGGGGCTGGTCTTTGCCGGGTCGCTGGCAAAACTGACTGCGGCGCTGGAACGTCAGGGCCAGGGTGGCGCAACAGTGGTTCAGGCACCTCCCGGGACCGGAAAGACCACGTTGGTGCCGCCGCTGGTGGCTAACCTGCTCTCACAGTGGGCCTCCCGCGCCGAACCGCGGCTTTCCGGTCAGCAGCACAGCGCACACCCGCGTGTCGTGGTTACCCAGCCACGGCGAGTCGCCGCGCGCTCGGCGGCGCGCCGGCTCGCGGCATTGGACGGAAGCCGTGTCGGCGGCCGGGTGGGATACACCGTACGGGGCGAGAGCAAGACCACCCAGGAGACCGTGGTGGAATTCGTCACCCCAGGCATCCTCCTGCGTCGCCTCCTCAATGATCCCGGCCTGGAGGATGTCCACGCCGTGGTCCTGGATGAGGTTCACGAGCGGGGGCTCGACACAGACCTGCTGGTGGGCATGCTTGCCGAGGTCCGGGAGCTTCGGGACGACCTCATGGTGATCGCAATGTCTGCCACCCTGGACACGGAGCGCTTTGCCGCCCTGTTGGTACAGGGCAGCGCAGGGCACGACGACGGCGGCCCGGCTCCCGTTATCGACTCGCCTTCAGCACTGTTCCCCCTGGAGGTCCGGTGGGCTCCGGCGCGGGAGCACAGACTCAATGATCGGGGTGTGGCCCGTACCTTCCTGGATCACGTAGCCCGAACGGCTGCCACCGCCCATACCGAAGCCATGGCAGCGAACCCTGGGGTGGACGCACTGGTCTTCCTGCCGGGAGCCCGTGAAGTGTCCGACGTCGCCGGTCGCCTTCGGGCCCAGGTTGCGCCGGGCGTGGAGGTACTTGAATTGCACGGCCAGATCGGCCCCGACGCCCAGGACCGTGCCGTTTCAGGCCGCGAACCAGGTGGGCCACCGCGGATCATTGTCTCGACATCCCTGGCTGAATCCTCCCTCACCGTTCCCGGGGTGCGGCTGGTCATTGATTCGGGGCTGTCAAGGGAACCCCGGAGGGATGCAGGCCGTGGAATGTCCGGATTGGTGACTGTCTCCTGCTCGCGTGCGTCCGCTGATCAACGGGCCGGCCGTGCCGCGAGGCAAGGACCGGGCACCGTAGTGCGCTGCTACGACCAGCAGGCCTTTGCAGCTGCGCCGGCGCACCAAACGCCGGGAATTTCAGTAGCAGACCTTACTTCAGCCGCGCTGGTCCTTGCATGCTGGGGCGCCCCCGGAGGTCAAGGCCTGCGGCTGCCTGATCCGCCCCCACCCGGCGCCATGTCAGAGGCCGTCGAGGTGCTGCGGGGACTCGGCGCCGTTGCCAATGACGGAACCGCCACGGCAATCGGCAAGACACTGGCCCGCGTCCCCGCCGACCCCCGCCTTGCCCGTGCTCTGTTGGACGGCTCGCCAGTGGTAGGCATGCGTCCGGCGGCGGAAACGGTGGCCCTGGTTGCTGGAGACCAGCGTCCGCCTGGCGCTGACCTTACGGCATTGCTCAGGTCATTGAAATCGGGTTCGGACCCCGCCTCACGCCGTTTCGCCCAAGAAGCCGGCCGCATGGAGTCCATTGCCCGGAAGGAGGGGGCCGTCGTCGTGCCTTCACGTCCCGGGACGGAGGTCACAGCGAGGGAGGCGGCCGGATTCGTGGTGGCCCTTGCCTTCCCCGACCGGGTGGCGCGTCGCGTTCCCGGGGATGGCTCCACCACCTACCTGTTGGCCTCCGGGACCCGGGCAGGCCTGCCAGCCGGAAGCCCGTTGACCGGGCACGAGTGGTTGGCCGTGGCCGAAGTCTCGCGTGCCCAAGGCCGTGACGCTGCGGGAACGGGCGCTGTCATCCGCTCAGCCGCACCCCTGTCAGAGGACCTCGCCGAAGCGGCAGCCCCGAATTCCAGGGTCGATGAAGTGCGGGCGAAGTTTGACCAGGGGAAAGTGACCGCACGGCTCGAACGCAGGTTGGGCGCTATTGTTTTGTCCTCAACACCGGTCCGCCCCAGCGCTGAAACCGGGCGCAAGGCCGTGGGGCAGGCATTGGCGCAAACCGGATTGGCAATGATTGGTTGGTCAACCGGGGCCGATGCCCTGCGTCGGCGCTTGGCGCTGCTGCATCGAGAGCTCGGCGCGCCGTGGCCCGATGTCAGCGAAACCGGCCTGCTGGCAAGGCTGGATGACTGGTTGGCCCCGGAACTTGAAAAGATCGCCACTGGGAGCCCGGTCAAGTCGATCAACCTGGCCGAGCCCCTGCGCAGGCTGTTGCCTTGGCCCGAAGCCGCCCGCCTGGACACCCTTGCTCCCGAGCGCCTGGAGGTTCCCAGCGGTTCGCATATCCGGATCGAATATCCCGAGGTGCCGGACGCCGGCAGGTACGAGCACGACGCCGGGAGGCCGGTGGTGGCGGTGAAGCTTCAGGAATGCTTCGGCTGGGACCGCACGCCACGGCTGGTCGATGGCCGGGTACCTGTGCTGTTCCACCTTCTGTCCCCGGCCGGCAGGCCGCTGGCGGTCACTGACGACCTCGCTTCTTTCTGGTCCGGCCCGTACTCCCAGGTCCGGGCCGAGATGCGCGGGCGCTACCCCAAGCATCCCTGGCCCGAAGACCCTTGGACTGCGACGGCCACCGCCAGGACCAAGAACAGGATGCAGCCAGGGCCGTCCCGCTAG
- a CDS encoding amidohydrolase has translation MTPDLIVLAGTIHTMDGRGTDSLQAVAVRDGVVTAVGSRNEAQDWAHEGTRVVDLGNATLTPGLVDCHIHPVFGLDLTIGVDLSGAATVDEVRALLQSQAQHDGGWLRGWGLNPNAFGNVPLHRSVLDRVSGEKPAMIRLFDGHSALANSQALELAGIHGRYEFEQASEVVCDADGVPTGLLLEAAAMELVQRHIPQESFGERKARLAALLQDFAKSGLTGGHIMDHSEESARLLQALEADGGLPLRLRSAPWCMPGSNESDWKELARSVGTGGRRWSVEAIKLFVDGTVDNGTAWLYEPDIYGQSTAPFWPRPEEYSAAVSYFASRGIPTATHAIGDAGVEHVLDALESLQGTVPADVLRRTVHRIEHIETVPDRLVERFRGAGVVASMQPTHCTHYSAADHSDNWSTRLGAERAGRGWRCRDLRNAGVTLGIGSDWPIAPFAPLPIIADAQLRRRSGHPELEPIAPAQGLTAMQALEGYTSHAAKAAGLWDVSGSITVGKRADFTAFEADPLTTDPDELAASVVLGTFVDGEIQFMLERLA, from the coding sequence ATGACTCCTGACCTCATAGTCCTCGCCGGCACCATCCACACCATGGACGGCCGTGGCACTGATTCCCTCCAGGCAGTTGCCGTCCGCGACGGCGTGGTCACCGCCGTCGGAAGCCGGAATGAGGCCCAGGACTGGGCACACGAGGGCACCCGGGTGGTGGACCTTGGCAACGCGACACTGACCCCGGGACTGGTGGACTGCCATATCCACCCTGTATTTGGCCTGGACCTGACCATAGGCGTTGATCTATCAGGCGCCGCCACAGTGGATGAGGTGCGCGCGCTGCTTCAGTCCCAAGCACAGCACGACGGCGGCTGGTTGCGTGGTTGGGGCCTGAACCCGAACGCGTTTGGCAACGTCCCGTTGCACCGCAGCGTCCTGGACCGGGTCAGCGGAGAAAAACCCGCGATGATCCGCTTGTTCGATGGCCATTCAGCCCTGGCCAACAGCCAGGCTTTGGAGTTGGCAGGCATCCATGGCAGGTACGAATTCGAGCAGGCATCGGAGGTGGTCTGCGATGCAGACGGCGTCCCCACCGGCCTCCTCCTCGAAGCAGCCGCCATGGAACTGGTCCAGCGGCACATCCCCCAGGAGTCCTTCGGCGAACGGAAGGCCAGGCTCGCAGCCCTCCTGCAGGACTTCGCCAAGTCGGGACTGACCGGCGGGCACATCATGGACCACAGCGAAGAATCCGCACGTCTTTTACAGGCTTTGGAGGCCGACGGCGGGCTGCCTTTGCGGCTGCGCAGCGCTCCTTGGTGCATGCCGGGCAGCAATGAGTCCGATTGGAAGGAACTTGCCCGCTCTGTGGGAACCGGTGGCCGGCGGTGGTCGGTGGAGGCTATCAAGCTGTTCGTCGATGGAACTGTTGACAACGGAACCGCCTGGCTTTATGAACCCGATATCTACGGACAATCGACTGCTCCGTTCTGGCCGCGACCTGAAGAGTACTCGGCCGCTGTCAGCTACTTCGCCTCCCGCGGCATCCCTACGGCCACGCATGCGATCGGAGATGCCGGGGTGGAGCATGTCCTGGATGCGCTGGAATCGTTGCAGGGAACCGTTCCGGCAGATGTCCTCCGCCGGACGGTCCACCGCATTGAACACATCGAGACAGTTCCGGACAGACTTGTGGAGCGTTTCAGGGGTGCGGGAGTGGTGGCCAGTATGCAACCAACACACTGCACCCACTACTCAGCAGCGGACCACAGCGACAATTGGTCCACCCGCTTGGGCGCCGAACGTGCCGGCCGGGGTTGGCGCTGCAGGGACCTGCGCAATGCCGGGGTGACTTTGGGCATCGGCTCGGACTGGCCAATCGCACCCTTTGCACCGCTTCCCATCATCGCGGATGCACAGTTGAGGCGGCGATCCGGACATCCCGAGCTGGAACCCATAGCGCCGGCCCAAGGGCTCACCGCGATGCAGGCCCTGGAGGGTTATACCTCGCACGCGGCAAAAGCTGCCGGCCTGTGGGATGTTTCAGGCTCCATTACAGTGGGCAAGCGGGCAGACTTCACAGCCTTCGAAGCTGACCCCCTGACCACCGACCCAGACGAACTCGCCGCCAGTGTGGTCCTTGGAACGTTCGTGGACGGGGAGATCCAGTTCATGCTGGAGCGACTGGCCTAG
- a CDS encoding Clp protease N-terminal domain-containing protein, whose protein sequence is MSKTKRITLGVAAGALALGAGLGVTSIATAATTPSPAATSSTDAGKPSDVGGRPGGGHGHGRDGGQIATQLASKLGVEESKVTEALKAFREANKPTTPPAEGTEGAKPDRTAQDAALAKSLAEALGVDEAKVTTALEEIRAEATAERSAALKTRLDKAVTDGKLTQAEADAVAKAVEAGVIGGGGR, encoded by the coding sequence ATGTCGAAAACCAAGAGAATTACCCTGGGCGTTGCGGCCGGAGCCCTGGCATTGGGCGCAGGCCTTGGAGTAACCAGCATCGCGACCGCAGCCACCACACCATCGCCGGCGGCTACTTCCTCCACGGATGCGGGCAAGCCTTCTGACGTAGGCGGGCGTCCGGGCGGAGGCCACGGCCACGGACGCGACGGCGGCCAGATTGCCACTCAGTTGGCCAGCAAGCTGGGTGTCGAGGAGTCCAAGGTCACCGAGGCACTGAAGGCCTTCCGGGAGGCGAACAAGCCCACAACCCCGCCGGCCGAAGGAACCGAAGGCGCCAAGCCCGACCGGACGGCTCAGGACGCCGCCCTTGCGAAGTCGCTGGCCGAAGCGTTGGGCGTGGATGAAGCGAAGGTCACCACAGCCTTGGAGGAGATCCGCGCTGAAGCCACTGCGGAGCGGTCCGCTGCACTGAAAACAAGGCTGGACAAGGCAGTCACTGACGGCAAGCTCACGCAGGCAGAAGCCGATGCCGTGGCCAAGGCCGTTGAAGCCGGCGTCATCGGCGGAGGCGGCCGCTGA
- a CDS encoding 5'-3' exonuclease, whose translation MSGSGMPRLMLLDTASLYFRAFYGVPDSIRRPDGTPVNAVRGLMDMIARLTTDYEATHVVACWDNDWRPQWRVDLIPSYKSHRVAEIVEHGPDVEVVPDPLEAQIPMIRRVLDLAGIAVVGVDEHEADDVIGTYASRATFPTDVVTGDRDLFQLVDDERAVRVIYTARGMKNLEVLTDVVVVGKYRVLPAQYADFATLRGDASDGLPGVAGIGEKTAASLLGVHGSLEGLLEAAEDPDGGLSASIRAKLSAAADYLKVAPAVVNVVRDLKVPTLEDAGAELRPVAGAAREELEKLATEWNLGGSAKRLMDALDRIH comes from the coding sequence ATGTCAGGATCAGGTATGCCCCGACTGATGCTGCTGGACACCGCTTCGCTGTACTTCCGTGCCTTTTATGGCGTTCCCGATTCCATACGCCGCCCGGACGGGACCCCCGTCAACGCGGTTCGGGGGCTGATGGACATGATCGCCCGCCTCACCACGGACTACGAAGCGACCCACGTGGTCGCCTGTTGGGACAATGACTGGCGGCCGCAATGGCGCGTGGACTTGATTCCCAGCTACAAATCGCACAGGGTTGCGGAGATCGTCGAGCACGGCCCTGACGTCGAAGTGGTCCCGGACCCCTTGGAAGCCCAGATTCCCATGATCCGCCGAGTACTGGACCTGGCCGGAATCGCCGTTGTGGGCGTTGACGAGCACGAGGCCGACGACGTCATTGGAACCTATGCGAGCCGGGCAACCTTTCCCACGGATGTGGTCACCGGCGACCGCGACCTTTTCCAACTGGTCGACGACGAACGCGCGGTCCGCGTCATTTACACAGCCCGCGGGATGAAAAACCTGGAAGTTCTCACCGACGTCGTCGTCGTGGGAAAGTACCGTGTCCTGCCCGCCCAATACGCTGATTTCGCCACCCTCCGCGGAGATGCTTCCGACGGACTGCCAGGTGTGGCGGGAATCGGGGAAAAGACAGCAGCGTCCCTGCTGGGCGTGCACGGCTCGTTGGAAGGCCTGCTCGAAGCGGCTGAAGACCCCGACGGCGGCTTATCCGCTTCCATACGGGCCAAACTCTCGGCAGCGGCGGACTACCTTAAAGTAGCCCCCGCCGTCGTCAACGTAGTGCGGGACCTCAAAGTACCCACACTTGAGGACGCGGGCGCTGAACTGCGTCCCGTTGCCGGGGCTGCACGCGAGGAGCTCGAAAAACTCGCCACCGAGTGGAATCTGGGAGGCTCGGCCAAGCGGCTCATGGACGCCCTCGACAGGATCCACTGA
- a CDS encoding NAD(P)-dependent alcohol dehydrogenase, which yields MPTANAYAAPSATGDLTLTTIERREVGTNDVSIDIKFAGICHSDIHTVRGDWGPQQYPLAPGHEIAGIVTEVGSGVTKHKVGDRVGVGCMVNSCKECRNCLAGEEQYCLKGNVGTYGSVDRDGTITQGGYSSHVVVNEDFVVTIPEGLELDVAAPLLCAGITTYSPLHHWGAGPGKKVAVVGLGGLGHMAVKIAHAMGAEVTVLSQSLKKMEDGLKLGADHYYATSDPATFEQLGGTFDLIINTVSASIDISAYLQLLTLDGSLVNVGAPAEPLPVNVFSLITGRRRFAGSAIGGIRETQEMLNFCAEHGLGAEIEVIPASKINEAYERVLASDVRYRFVIDASTIG from the coding sequence ATGCCTACCGCTAACGCTTACGCTGCCCCCTCGGCTACGGGCGACCTGACCCTGACCACCATCGAGCGTCGGGAAGTCGGCACCAACGACGTCAGCATTGATATCAAGTTCGCCGGTATCTGCCACTCCGATATCCACACCGTCCGCGGCGATTGGGGTCCGCAGCAGTACCCGCTGGCCCCCGGCCACGAAATTGCCGGAATCGTCACCGAAGTTGGCTCCGGTGTCACCAAGCACAAGGTGGGCGACCGCGTGGGCGTCGGCTGCATGGTCAATTCCTGCAAAGAGTGCCGGAACTGCCTTGCCGGAGAAGAGCAGTACTGCCTCAAGGGAAACGTCGGCACGTACGGTTCCGTTGACCGCGACGGCACCATCACCCAGGGCGGCTACTCCAGCCACGTAGTGGTGAACGAGGACTTCGTTGTCACCATCCCGGAAGGCCTGGAACTCGACGTCGCAGCACCGCTCCTCTGCGCCGGCATCACCACGTACTCACCCCTGCACCACTGGGGAGCGGGACCCGGCAAAAAGGTTGCCGTGGTGGGACTCGGCGGGCTCGGCCACATGGCCGTCAAGATCGCCCACGCCATGGGTGCCGAGGTCACGGTCCTCTCGCAGTCCCTGAAGAAGATGGAGGACGGTCTCAAGCTCGGCGCGGACCACTACTACGCCACCAGTGATCCCGCCACGTTCGAACAGCTCGGCGGCACTTTCGATCTCATCATCAACACCGTCAGTGCCTCGATCGACATCAGCGCCTATCTCCAACTGCTGACGCTCGACGGAAGCCTGGTCAACGTTGGAGCCCCGGCTGAGCCCCTTCCCGTCAACGTCTTCTCCTTGATTACGGGTCGCCGCCGCTTCGCCGGTTCAGCCATCGGTGGCATCCGCGAAACCCAGGAAATGCTCAACTTCTGCGCCGAACACGGCCTCGGTGCCGAGATCGAAGTCATCCCGGCAAGCAAGATCAATGAGGCGTACGAACGCGTACTGGCCTCTGACGTCCGCTACCGCTTTGTCATCGACGCTTCCACCATCGGCTAG